The Streptomyces sp. NBC_01255 genome window below encodes:
- a CDS encoding globin domain-containing protein, producing the protein MDPQLIRSTFAIVERRAEHAVTFFYSHLFWNNPGVRELFPEDMVPQRDRLFAALTHVVTHLEDPALAAYLGHLGRDHRKFLASPALYAAVGESLIGAFAHAAGSAWTIEAEKAWTEAYGLVVELMQAGADEAAGAGEPAWWDADVVRHERYGDSLAVLTLRPRQPFPYVPGQYVSVSSLRVPRVWRTYSVANAPRDDGTLDLHVSRIPGGAMSTALVGETGPGEVLRLSAAGGGLTARTSSGGLRTYICAGTGWAPVRALLEEATETEPGLEGRLFVVARAKDHLYGRPDAESLKERLPGLNVTYITAAPGRRRDQATERLVHALQACEQWPAHEVYLAGPPGFLTEVTEVLTELGTDPDRIHHDTLPAIGRFSTRPSTAAERLLGPPPLHWHDPEARAPRES; encoded by the coding sequence GTGGATCCCCAGCTGATCAGAAGCACGTTCGCGATCGTCGAGAGACGGGCCGAGCACGCCGTCACCTTCTTCTACTCGCACCTCTTCTGGAACAACCCGGGAGTGCGCGAGCTCTTCCCCGAGGACATGGTCCCGCAGCGGGACCGGCTCTTCGCCGCGCTGACGCATGTGGTGACCCACCTGGAGGATCCCGCCCTCGCCGCCTATCTGGGGCACCTGGGCCGCGACCACCGCAAGTTCCTCGCCTCGCCCGCGCTGTACGCCGCCGTCGGCGAGAGCCTGATCGGCGCCTTCGCGCACGCCGCCGGCTCCGCGTGGACCATCGAGGCGGAGAAGGCCTGGACCGAGGCGTACGGGCTCGTGGTCGAGCTGATGCAGGCGGGCGCCGACGAGGCCGCCGGGGCCGGCGAGCCCGCCTGGTGGGACGCGGACGTCGTCCGCCACGAGCGGTACGGCGACAGCCTGGCCGTCCTGACCCTGCGGCCCCGGCAGCCCTTCCCCTATGTACCCGGCCAGTACGTCAGCGTCAGCTCGCTGCGCGTCCCGCGCGTCTGGCGCACCTACTCCGTCGCGAACGCGCCCCGCGACGACGGCACGCTCGACCTCCATGTGAGCCGGATCCCCGGCGGCGCGATGAGCACGGCGCTCGTCGGCGAGACCGGTCCCGGCGAGGTCCTGCGGCTCAGCGCCGCCGGCGGCGGCCTCACGGCACGGACGTCTTCGGGCGGACTCCGCACGTATATATGCGCGGGTACGGGCTGGGCGCCGGTGCGGGCCCTCCTGGAGGAGGCCACCGAGACGGAGCCGGGCCTTGAGGGCCGGCTGTTCGTCGTGGCCCGCGCGAAGGACCATCTGTACGGGCGCCCCGACGCGGAGTCCCTGAAGGAACGTCTCCCCGGACTGAACGTCACCTACATCACCGCGGCCCCCGGCCGCCGGCGCGACCAGGCGACCGAACGCCTCGTCCACGCGCTCCAGGCCTGCGAGCAGTGGCCCGCGCACGAGGTCTACCTCGCCGGGCCGCCCGGCTTCCTGACGGAGGTCACCGAGGTCCTGACGGAGCTCGGCACCGACCCGGACCGGATCCACCACGACACGCTGCCGGCGATCGGCCGTTTCTCGACCCGCCCGAGCACCGCCGCCGAACGCCTCCTCGGCCCGCCCCCACTCCACTGGCACGACCCCGAGGCCCGCGCCCCGCGCGAGTCCTGA
- a CDS encoding cytochrome P450 family protein, which translates to MCPACPPAVPCLRPAGDPGASLYGRGVSTSPAPELFTWEFASDPYPAYAWLREHAPVHRTRLPSGVEAWLVTRYADARQALADQRLSKNPAHHDESPHAKGKTGIPGERKAELMTHLLNIDPPDHTRLRRLVSKAFTPRRVAEFAPRVQELTDRLMDDFVEKGSADLIHEFAFPLPIYAICDLLGVPPEDQDDFRDWAGMMIRHGGGPRGGVARSVKKMRGYLAELIHRKREEPGEDLISGLIRASDHGEHLTENEAAAMAFIILFAGFETTVNLIGNGVYQLLRHPEQRERLQASVAAGETGLLETGVEELLRYDGPVEMATWRYATQALTVGGQEIPAGDPVLVVLAAANRDPERFAEPDTLDLSRRDNQHLGYGHGIHYCLGAPLARLEGQAALATLLTRLPDLRLAADPAELRWRGGLIMRGLRTLPVDFTPSVRLL; encoded by the coding sequence ATGTGCCCCGCCTGCCCGCCGGCTGTGCCCTGCCTGCGCCCCGCCGGTGACCCGGGGGCCTCCCTGTACGGTCGGGGAGTGAGTACCAGCCCCGCCCCCGAGCTCTTCACCTGGGAGTTCGCCAGCGATCCCTATCCCGCCTACGCCTGGCTGCGGGAGCACGCGCCCGTGCACCGCACCAGACTGCCCAGCGGGGTCGAGGCCTGGCTCGTCACCCGGTACGCGGACGCCCGGCAGGCCCTCGCCGACCAGAGGCTCTCCAAGAACCCGGCGCACCATGACGAGTCCCCGCACGCGAAGGGGAAGACGGGCATCCCGGGCGAGCGCAAGGCCGAGCTGATGACGCATCTGCTCAACATCGACCCGCCGGACCACACCCGGCTGCGGCGGCTCGTGTCGAAGGCCTTCACGCCGCGCCGGGTCGCGGAGTTCGCGCCGCGCGTGCAGGAGCTGACCGACCGGCTCATGGACGACTTCGTGGAGAAGGGGAGCGCCGACCTCATCCACGAGTTCGCGTTCCCGCTCCCCATCTACGCGATCTGCGACCTGCTCGGCGTGCCCCCGGAGGACCAGGACGACTTCCGGGACTGGGCCGGGATGATGATCCGGCACGGCGGCGGGCCGCGCGGCGGGGTCGCCCGGTCGGTGAAGAAGATGCGCGGCTACCTCGCGGAGCTGATCCACCGCAAGCGCGAGGAGCCCGGCGAGGACCTCATCTCGGGGCTCATCAGGGCCTCCGACCACGGCGAGCACCTCACCGAGAACGAGGCCGCCGCCATGGCCTTCATCATCCTCTTCGCCGGCTTCGAGACGACCGTGAACCTCATCGGCAACGGCGTCTACCAGTTGCTCCGCCATCCCGAGCAGCGCGAGCGGCTCCAGGCCTCGGTCGCGGCGGGGGAGACGGGGCTCCTGGAGACGGGCGTCGAGGAGCTGCTGCGGTACGACGGGCCGGTGGAGATGGCGACCTGGCGGTACGCGACGCAGGCACTGACCGTCGGCGGGCAGGAGATCCCGGCGGGCGACCCGGTGCTCGTGGTCCTCGCCGCCGCCAACCGGGACCCGGAGCGGTTCGCGGAGCCGGACACGCTGGACCTCTCCCGGCGCGACAACCAGCACCTCGGGTACGGGCACGGCATCCACTACTGCCTGGGGGCGCCGCTCGCCCGCCTGGAAGGACAGGCCGCGCTGGCCACGCTCCTGACGCGCCTGCCCGACCTGCGACTTGCGGCCGATCCCGCCGAACTGCGGTGGCGCGGCGGGCTCATCATGCGGGGATTGCGCACGCTTCCGGTTGATTTCACCCCTTCCGTACGCCTCCTGTGA
- a CDS encoding transglycosylase family protein codes for MTGSALALPLLASGSASAADAATWDRVAECESGGQWSANFGNGMYGGLQFTQDSWERNGGLAYAPSPDLASRAQQIAIADTALAGGSNDWATCAPIAGLANDGKVTGVNPGPAAATKAPTGPVAESNRTAGVPVTPSETAAAEKATAAERAAKATATTEAAESPRTASKAPAAPATPVSPTAPVSPTAPATAATPTAPGTATTPATPVGPTAPGTSTTTPAAPDASLTPVSPETPKGDASSATPGTGKHRGDAAPEETGKTDTPAESGKHASSTDKLAESPAGTPVADEVKNSDTTDSQGASGAYTVRPGDNLSEIAQENELPGGWNALYDANRGTVGIDPDLIVPGQSLDLTIGSEAKAE; via the coding sequence GTGACCGGATCCGCTCTGGCGCTGCCGCTGCTCGCCAGTGGCTCCGCCTCCGCCGCCGACGCGGCGACCTGGGACCGGGTCGCCGAGTGCGAGTCCGGTGGCCAGTGGAGTGCCAACTTCGGCAACGGCATGTACGGCGGCCTCCAGTTCACCCAGGACAGCTGGGAGCGGAACGGCGGCCTCGCCTACGCGCCCAGCCCCGACCTGGCCAGCCGCGCCCAGCAGATCGCGATCGCCGACACGGCGCTCGCCGGTGGCAGCAATGACTGGGCCACCTGCGCGCCCATCGCCGGTCTGGCGAACGACGGCAAGGTCACCGGGGTCAACCCGGGCCCCGCCGCTGCCACGAAGGCGCCCACGGGGCCCGTGGCGGAATCGAACCGGACCGCGGGCGTCCCGGTCACCCCGTCGGAGACCGCCGCTGCCGAGAAGGCCACCGCCGCGGAGAGGGCCGCCAAGGCCACCGCGACCACCGAGGCCGCCGAGTCGCCCCGTACCGCGTCGAAGGCCCCCGCCGCGCCCGCCACCCCTGTCAGCCCCACCGCGCCGGTCAGCCCGACCGCGCCGGCGACGGCGGCCACGCCGACCGCCCCGGGCACGGCGACCACGCCGGCCACGCCGGTCGGCCCGACCGCGCCGGGCACCTCGACCACCACCCCGGCAGCGCCCGACGCGTCCCTGACGCCCGTATCGCCCGAGACGCCGAAGGGTGACGCCTCGTCGGCCACGCCCGGCACCGGCAAGCACCGGGGCGACGCAGCTCCGGAGGAAACCGGCAAGACGGACACTCCTGCCGAATCCGGAAAGCATGCTTCATCGACGGACAAGCTGGCGGAAAGCCCCGCCGGCACGCCCGTCGCTGACGAGGTGAAGAATTCGGACACAACGGACAGTCAGGGCGCTTCGGGCGCGTACACCGTGCGGCCCGGTGACAACCTGTCCGAGATTGCACAGGAGAACGAACTCCCCGGCGGCTGGAACGCCCTCTACGACGCCAACCGCGGGACCGTGGGCATCGATCCGGACCTCATCGTCCCTGGTCAGAGCCTCGACCTGACGATCGGTTCGGAAGCGAAGGCCGAGTAG
- a CDS encoding transglycosylase family protein: MLFSGKGKHRRPSKATQVATLVGVTGVAVAAPLMTAGTASAATSSEWDRVAQCESGGNWSINTGNGYYGGLQFSASTWAAYGGTAYASTANQASKSQQITIAEKVLAGQGKGAWPSCGVGLSGASYDGGSAESAPQQAAPKQETQQQSQPQRSTEQPTTRSEQRQAPKQATQQQAAPKAATKKTVTTPTGKVVKKGDGEYKVVAGDTLSKIAEAHGVKGGWAELFELNKDVVENADLIYVGQQLHLK; this comes from the coding sequence ATGCTGTTTTCCGGCAAGGGCAAACACCGTCGTCCCTCCAAGGCCACCCAGGTCGCCACGCTCGTCGGCGTCACCGGTGTCGCCGTCGCCGCCCCGCTGATGACCGCGGGCACCGCCTCGGCCGCCACGTCCTCCGAGTGGGACCGCGTCGCCCAGTGCGAGTCCGGCGGCAACTGGTCGATCAACACCGGCAACGGGTACTACGGCGGCCTGCAGTTCTCCGCCTCCACCTGGGCCGCGTACGGCGGCACCGCCTACGCCTCGACCGCCAACCAGGCGTCGAAGTCCCAGCAGATCACCATCGCCGAGAAGGTCCTCGCGGGCCAGGGCAAGGGTGCCTGGCCGTCCTGTGGCGTGGGCCTCTCCGGCGCCTCGTACGACGGCGGCTCCGCCGAGAGCGCGCCGCAGCAGGCCGCGCCGAAGCAGGAGACCCAGCAGCAGTCGCAGCCGCAGCGCTCGACCGAGCAGCCGACCACCCGCAGCGAGCAGCGCCAGGCCCCGAAGCAGGCCACGCAGCAGCAGGCCGCCCCGAAGGCCGCCACCAAGAAGACGGTCACCACCCCGACCGGCAAGGTGGTCAAGAAGGGTGACGGCGAGTACAAGGTCGTCGCCGGCGACACCCTCAGCAAGATCGCCGAGGCGCACGGCGTCAAGGGCGGCTGGGCCGAGCTCTTCGAGCTGAACAAGGACGTCGTCGAGAACGCCGACCTCATCTACGTGGGCCAGCAGCTCCACCTCAAGTGA
- the eno gene encoding phosphopyruvate hydratase codes for MLVPSIDVVVAREILDSRGNPTVEVEVGLDDGSTGRAAVPSGASTGAFEAIELRDGDPNRYLGKGVEKAVLAVIEQIGPELVGYDATEQRLIDQAMFDLDATENKGSLGANAILGVSLAVAHAASEASDLPLFRYLGGPNAHLLPVPMMNILNGGSHADSNVDIQEFMIAPIGAESFSEALRWGAEIYHTLKGVLKRKGLSTGLGDEGGFAPNLESNRAALDLIIEAIKEAGYTPGTDVALALDVAASEFYKDGSYEFEGKSRSAAEMTEYYEELVSAYPMVSIEDPLYEDDWAGWKVLTDKLGAKVQIVGDDLFVTNPERLARGIEEGTANALLVKVNQIGSLTETLDAVELAQRNGFKCMMSHRSGETEDVTIADLAVAVNCGQIKTGAPARSDRVAKYNQLLRIEEILDDAAVYAGRSAFPRFKG; via the coding sequence ATGCTCGTGCCGTCCATCGACGTCGTCGTAGCCCGGGAAATCCTGGACTCCCGAGGCAACCCCACGGTCGAGGTCGAGGTCGGCCTCGACGACGGCAGCACCGGTCGTGCTGCTGTTCCGTCCGGTGCCTCCACCGGTGCGTTCGAGGCCATCGAGCTTCGCGACGGTGACCCGAACCGCTACCTCGGCAAGGGTGTCGAGAAGGCCGTCCTCGCCGTCATCGAGCAGATCGGCCCGGAGCTCGTCGGGTACGACGCCACCGAGCAGCGCCTGATCGACCAGGCGATGTTCGACCTCGACGCCACCGAGAACAAGGGCTCGCTCGGCGCCAACGCCATCCTCGGCGTCTCCCTCGCCGTCGCGCACGCCGCGTCCGAGGCCTCGGACCTCCCGCTCTTCCGCTACCTCGGCGGCCCGAACGCGCACCTGCTGCCCGTTCCGATGATGAACATCCTCAACGGTGGGTCGCACGCCGACTCCAACGTGGACATCCAGGAGTTCATGATCGCCCCGATCGGCGCGGAGTCCTTCTCCGAGGCCCTTCGCTGGGGTGCGGAGATCTACCACACCCTCAAGGGCGTGCTGAAGCGCAAGGGCCTCTCCACCGGCCTCGGCGACGAGGGCGGCTTCGCCCCGAACCTGGAGTCGAACCGCGCCGCCCTGGACCTCATCATCGAGGCCATCAAGGAGGCCGGCTACACCCCGGGCACCGACGTCGCGCTCGCACTCGACGTCGCCGCGTCCGAGTTCTACAAGGACGGCTCGTACGAGTTCGAGGGCAAGTCCCGCTCGGCCGCCGAGATGACCGAGTACTACGAGGAGCTCGTCTCCGCGTACCCGATGGTCTCCATCGAGGACCCGCTGTACGAGGACGACTGGGCGGGCTGGAAGGTCCTCACCGACAAGCTGGGCGCCAAGGTCCAGATCGTCGGCGACGACCTCTTCGTCACCAACCCGGAGCGCCTCGCCCGCGGCATCGAGGAGGGCACCGCGAACGCCCTCCTGGTCAAGGTCAACCAGATCGGCTCGCTGACCGAGACTCTGGACGCCGTCGAGCTGGCCCAGCGCAACGGCTTCAAGTGCATGATGTCCCACCGCTCCGGCGAGACCGAGGACGTCACCATCGCCGACCTCGCCGTCGCGGTGAACTGCGGTCAGATCAAGACCGGCGCCCCGGCCCGCTCGGACCGCGTCGCCAAGTACAACCAGCTCCTGCGCATCGAGGAGATCCTCGACGACGCCGCGGTCTACGCCGGCCGCAGCGCCTTCCCGCGCTTCAAGGGCTGA
- a CDS encoding FtsB family cell division protein, which yields MAAKDRDRFSTATRIRLLGEQTAARVYRSQTRRQARRSRLTGRAAFLALVVCSLVVALAYPMRSYVSQQGEIADQERRAAEAARRVEELRDEKARLQDPAYVRRLAREHLHYLLPGETGFTVNDPDAEQRPRADQGTADRPWYDNLWDGVDHADRP from the coding sequence ATGGCCGCGAAGGACCGGGACCGGTTCTCGACCGCGACCCGGATCAGGCTGCTCGGCGAGCAGACCGCCGCCCGTGTCTACCGCTCCCAGACCCGCCGCCAGGCCCGCCGCTCCCGGCTCACCGGCCGCGCGGCCTTCCTCGCCCTCGTGGTCTGCTCCCTCGTCGTGGCCCTCGCCTACCCGATGCGGAGCTACGTCTCGCAGCAGGGCGAGATCGCCGACCAGGAGCGCCGGGCGGCCGAGGCGGCCCGGCGGGTCGAGGAGCTGCGGGACGAGAAGGCCCGCCTCCAGGACCCGGCCTACGTCCGCCGCCTCGCCCGCGAGCACCTGCACTACCTGCTGCCCGGCGAGACCGGCTTCACCGTGAACGACCCCGACGCGGAGCAGCGGCCCCGCGCCGACCAGGGAACGGCGGACCGTCCCTGGTACGACAACCTCTGGGACGGCGTCGACCACGCCGACCGCCCCTGA